The following proteins come from a genomic window of Caloenas nicobarica isolate bCalNic1 chromosome 6, bCalNic1.hap1, whole genome shotgun sequence:
- the LOC135990566 gene encoding protein mono-ADP-ribosyltransferase PARP14-like has protein sequence MAGQGPGGFPLLVRGDWGAAEPPPALRKKLLCYFQSQKRSGGGECELRAGTATGDLLVCFARPEVRQRVLDRRVHELEWGQRGRLALLVTELPANGHAAQEPGRAGGAEVPVNDPQVSLLTCQNTETCVCSQQKTESCEKLEAERAMPRKSVIVVTTASGEEIEDEIVEMYFENKKKSGGGTIESYIKKDREMIITFQDEEDAQEVLQRRHHSVKKIDLFVKPWQVETLEEPCQAKDSEESPPSNSVALENVQETVKDCMLVMLVENISGLSEEDGDFSVEMIPEIRAAVVTFTGDTAIGEFAKKFNQNHRAKQQNITARCLELTRSVRAENIPPNTPSDYITVYFENKKNGGAQVVDVQQLPDEDAAIVTFGDHEDVTNILAKQHSLNKTPISVYPYYVSLGTALYGKEGPQIKQPDPITVPLDQYIWCYLQKNNKLIEAISCEMAKCNCELTWPDPHCAEPEVTLHPSAALPEQKRLVSRLFKTWNEDVSTAFSHSVSKYKAIKCKVSAEVWEAVRSSFTHSDVLIIPCVSKDLLVLVGEKDVVKNVEQELKFLVEKATIEIEREKQRAEEMMVMGPGEYAILQSTSLEKFYTEFPALQISYDPLQKIINLCGVREEVYKVKGEILDNIRKMAKKTVNIHPYIFQFLEHIDNETLSQSLFMSKQINAFYELDAEAIFLKGNAPEDLQKAEEEIKKELDHKSISLEDESVLQKEEWMMLTKQNCSEAVRVTQAGSQVIIAGFSEAVAKVFVDLSNFIDENTQIQKVVGGKPVAVILFFEKVKADVWGDLQNKCVKVDFITQKKNRVISLSGPRREVLKGVTLVEQILSDLHYKRVVIKEPGAKSYFKERERFFAASVKGEFKCLMRLEDEEEEQQDHSNVDKPCRQVTMDGVVIAVYKADMCTHPVDVVVNASNEDLKHIGGLAESLLKAAGPELQRECDELARRNGSLQPGCAVITGAGKLPCKNVIHAVGPRWRKEEAEKCVFLLRKTVKKSLQLADTFNHRSIALPAISGGIFGFPLDLCTRSIVSSIKETLEESMGDSSLKEIHLVDITQNNIQAFSKALEEVFSGDSSSYRPLGQTTAVRQHKKSKTSQSSKSFPLLTTEEGLDIVLKQGSIEDATTDIVVISVAKDLQLDKGPLSKALLSKAGPMLQLGLKEESLGKTAEEGSVFKTKGYNLGCSVVLHAVVPAWSQKQTSLKVLGNVITKCLEIAEELSLKSVTFPAIGTGNLGFPRFAVAKLLFDKVFEFSSKNGVNSLEEVHFLLHPKDTANIQEFSCELENRCGSAVDAKVQKATPNKASKGTASSGASSSPAQDGREMKIGSVVFQVVEGDITKEDGDVIVNITNQTFSLKSGVSRAILNGAGKAVEDECARLALQSNQLYITTQAGNLPCKKIIHFVAQEDIKSQVSQVLQECELQQYSSVAFPAIGTGEAGCDPAAVAEDMIDAVTDFARSNSSPSVKTIKVVIFQPHLLSVFHASMQKRERPVRTAASMILSKLTSFWSPEKRSPKEKPKAVLENKIDVAVVQICGENKKKVEEAENWLKTAILKEQFNTEIQDESIFNFGEAENEELRYLQKTFKICLCLDGNSIRISGVEKDVWIAYSTIQKMIHRVKAAKQDEIRAELLQNLIEWKYLKKDSYVPFDSLTNMQLENASVAEQKDVLVTIDKKKYRVNIEGRYAVDGQGKRIPVTRIDKSEDQESTVLPATWDDMQNQRLKIVKLKPETREYRDVQEKFLKTCLSFRIEKIERIQNPFFWKAYQIKKSEMDNKNGNGNNERLLFHGTNKESLDLINNYGFNRSYAGMHAANFGNGTYFAVNANYSAQDTYSRPDVDGKKHMYLARVLVGEYGLGTKGSIVPAAKNASDPTDRFDSSTDNVNQPSMFIIFNDIQAYPEYLITFMR, from the exons ATGGCGGGGCAGGGGCCGGGCGGCTTCCCGCTGCTGGTGCGCGGAGACTGGGGCGCCGCCGAGCCGCCCCCCGCCCTGAGGAAGAAGCTGCTCTGCTATTTCCAGAGCCAGAAGCGCTCGGGCGGCGGCGAGTGCGAGCTGCGGGCCGGGACCGCCACCGGGGACCTTCTGGTCTGCTTCGCCCGGCCCGAGG TGAGGCAGCGGGTGCTCGACCGGCGGGTCCATGAGCTCGAGTGGGGCCAAAGAGGGCGGCTGGCGCTGCTCGTCACCGAGCTGCCCGCGAACGGACACGCCGCTCAG gagccgggccgggccggcggggccgaGGTGCCAG TTAATGATCCCCAGGTGTCTCTTCTCACCTGCCAGAATACAGAGACTTGTGTGTGCAGTCAGCAGAAGACAG aatcATGTGAGAAATTGGAGGCAGAAAGAGCAATGCCTAGGAAATCTGTCATAGTAGTAACCACTGCCTCTGGGGAGGAGATAGAAGATGAGATTGTGGAGatgtactttgaaaataaaaagaagtctgGTGGGGGGACCATCGAGTCCTACATAAAAAAGGATCGGGAAATGATCATCACCTTTCAGGATGAGGAAG ATGCCCAAGAAGTTTTGCAGAGGAGGCATCACTCAGTGAAGAAAATTGATCTGTTTGTGAAGCCCTGGCAAGTGGAGACTCTGGAGGAGCCGTGCCAAGCGAAGGACTCTGAAGAATCCCCGCCTTCCAATTCAGTTGCACTTGAAAACGTGCAGGAGACAGTAAAAGATTGCATGTTAGTTATGCTGGTAGAGAACATCAGTGGCTTGTCTGAGGAGGATGGTGACTTCAGTGTGGAAATGATACCTGAAATACGTGCCGCTGTAGTTACTTTTACTGGAGATACTG CTATAGGGGAATTTGCTAAAAAGTTTAATCAAAACCACAGagcaaagcaacaaaatattACTGCAAGGTGCCTTGAGCTAACAAGAAGCGTTAGGGCTGAAAACATACCACCTAACACACCCAGTGACTATATAACTGTGTActttgaaaacaagaagaatGGAGGTGCACAAGTGGTGGATGTTCAGCAGCTGCCTGATGAAGATGCAGCCATCGTTACGTTCGGTGACCATGAAG atgTAACCAATATATTGGCAAAGCAGCATTCGCTCAACAAAACGCCCATCTCTGTCTATCCTTACTACGTCTCGCTGGGAACAGCTCTATATGGAAAGGAAGGGCCACAAATAAAGCAGCCAGATCCAATTACAGTGCCTCTGGATCAGTATATCTGGTGTtacttgcagaaaaataataagcTAATTGAGGCAATAAGTTGTGAAATGGCAAAATGCAATTGTGAGCTAACATGGCCTGACCCCCACTGTGCAGAACCAGAAGTTACTTTGCATCCTTCAGCTGCTTTGCCTGAGCAGAAGAGATTGGTATCTCGATTGTTCAAGACGTGGAATGAAGATGTTTCCACAGCATTTTCACACAGTGTATCGAAGTACAAAGCAATTAAATGTAAAGTAAGCGCAGAGGTGTGGGAAGCCGTTAGAAGCAGCTTTACCCACAGTGACGTTCTGATAATCCCATGTGTTTCCAAGGATTTACTTGTTCTAGTGGGTGAAAAAGATGTTGTGAAGAATGTCGAACAAGAACTGAAGTTTCTGGTAGAAAAGGCCACCATAGaaattgaaagagaaaagcaaagagctgaAGAAATGATGGTAATGGGTCCAGGGGAATATGCAATTTTGCAGAGTACTAGTCTTGAAAAATTTTACACAGAGTTTCCAGCCCTGCAGATATCTTATGATCCTCTGCAGAAGATCATTAACCTCTGTGGAGTGCGTGAGGAAGTTTATAAAGTAAAAGGGGAAATACTAGATAATATACgcaaaatggcaaagaaaacaGTTAATATTCATCcttatattttccagtttttagaGCATATTGATAATGAAACCCTGTCACAGAGCTTGTTTATGTCAAAACAAATTAATGCCTTTTATGAGCTTGATGCAGAAGCCATCTTCTTGAAAGGGAATGCTCCTGAAGATCTCcaaaaagcagaagaagaaataaagaaggaacTGGACCACAAAAGCATTAGCTTGGAGGATGAGTCAGTCCTCCAGAAGGAGGAATGGATGATGCTCACCAAGCAAAACTGCTCTGAAGCTGTAAGAGTCACGCAGGCAGGGAGTCAGGTCATCATCGCTggtttttctgaagcagtagCAAAAGTCTTTGTGGACCTTTCAAACTTTATAGATGAAAACACGCAAATACAAAAGGTTGTAGGAGGAAAGCCTGTGGCCGTCATCCTGTTTTTTGAGAAAGTGAAGGCCGATGTTTGGGGTGATTTACAGAATAAATGCGTGAAAGTTGACTTTATCacccagaagaaaaacagagttaTATCCTTGAGTGGGCCGAGAAGAGAAGTGCTGAAGGGAGTCACCCTAGTTGAGCAAATTCTGTCTGACCTGCATTATAAGCGTGTGGTAATTAAAGAGCCGGGAGCCAAGTCGTATTTCAAAGAGCGAGAACGCTTTTTTGCCGCCAGCGTGAAAGGAGAATTTAAGTGTCTGATGAGgctggaggatgaagaagaagaacagCAAGACCACAGTAACGTAGACAAGCCCTGTAGGCAGGTGACCATGGATGGAGTTGTAATAGCGGTTTATAAAGCTGACATGTGCACTCATCCTGTTGATGTTGTGGTGAACGCATCTAATGAAGACCTAAAACACATTGGTGGCCTTGCCGAGTCTCTGCTGAAAGCGGCTGGTCCGGAGCTGCAGCGGGAGTGTGACGAGCTGGCGAGGAGGAACGGGAGTTTGCAGCCCGGGTGCGCCGTGATCACGGGCGCTGGGAAGCTGCCCTGCAAGAACGTCATTCACGCTGTTGGGCCCaggtggaggaaggaggaagcagaaaagtGCGTGTTCTTGTTAAGAAAGACAGTGAAGAAGAGCCTACAGCTAGCCGACACGTTTAATCATCGTTCCATAGCTCTGCCTGCTATAAGTGGCGGGATTTTTGGCTTCCCGCTGGATCTGTGTACGCGTTCCATTGTATCCTCCATCAAGGAGACCCTGGAAGAATCCATGGGGGACAGCAGCTTGAAGGAGATTCATCTTGTGGATATTACACAGAATAACATTCAGGCTTTCAGCAAGGCACTGGAAGAAGTGTTTTCAGGTGATTCATCTTCCTACAGGCCGCTGGGTCAGACCACTGCAGTTCGTCAgcataagaaaagcaaaacttctcAGAGCAGTAAGAGCTTCCCATTGCTAACAACGGAGGAAGGCCTGGACATCGTGCTGAAACAAGGAAGCATTGAAGATGCTACA ACAGACATTGTTGTCATCAGTGTTGCCAAAGATCTCCAGCTTGACAAAGGACCACTCTCTAAAGCTCTGCTGAGCAAGGCAGGGCCAATGCTTCAGCTGGgcttaaaagaagaaagcctGGGAAAAACAGCTGAGGAAGGATCTGTGTTTAAAACGAAAGGTTACAATCTTGGTTGCAGTGTTGTGCTTCATGCTGTTGTACCTGCATGGTCCCAGAAACAGACGTCTCTAAAG GTCTTGGGCAATGTCATCACAAAATGCCTGGAGATTGCTGAGGAACTGTCTTTAAAGTCAGTTACTTTCCCAGCGATTGGGACAGGGAATTTAGGATTCCCAAGGTTTGCCGTTGCTAAATTATTGTTTGACAAAGTATTTGAATTCAGCAGTAAAAATGGAGTAAATTCTCTTGAGGAAGTTCACTTTCTGTTGCACCCAAAAGACACAGCTAATATTCAG GAATTTTCATGTGAGCTTGAGAACAGATGTGGAAGTGCTGTAGATGCGAAAGTGCAGAAGGCTACTCCCAATAAGGCTAGCAAAGGCACAG cTTCATCTGGTGCCTCTTCAAGCCCAGCACAGGATGGACGCGAAATGAAGATTGGCTCTGTCGTGTTCCAAGTGGTGGAAGGTGATATTACCAAGGAAGATGGAGATGTCATTGTAAACATAACAAACCAAACCTTTAGCCTCAAATCAG GTGTCTCTAGAGCAATTCTGAATGGCGCTGGAAAAGCAGTTGAAGATGAATGTGCTCGACTAG CCTTGCAATCCAACCAGCTCTATATCACCACCCAAGCTGGAAACCTGCCATGCAAAAAGATAATTCATTTTGTTGCCCAAGAGGATATCAAGTCACAAGTCTCCCAAGTGCTTCAGGAGTGTGAATTACAGCAGTACAGCTCTGTCGCCTTCCCAGCAATTGGAACAG GCGAGGCAGGCTGTGATCCAGCAGCAGTAGCTGAAGACATGATAGATGCAGTAACAGACTTTGCAAGAAGTAACTCTTCTCCATCTGTGAAAACTATTAAAGTTGTCATCTTTCAGCCACATCTGCTGAGTGTGTTCCATGCAAgcatgcagaaaagagaaaggccTGTTAGAACAGCAGCCAGCATGATTCTTTCCAAGTTAACGT CATTCTGGAGCCCTGAGAAACGTTCCCCAAAGGAAAAACCCAAagcagttttggaaaacaaaatcgACGTGGCTGTTGTGCAGATTTGtggtgaaaacaaaaagaaagtggaAGAAGCTGAAAACTGGTTGAAAACTGCAATTTTAAAGGAACAGTTTAACACAGAAATCCAAGATGAATCTATCTTTAATTTTGGTGAAGCAGAGAATGAGGAACTGCGTTACCTACAAAAGACATTCAAAATATGTCTTTGTTTGGATGGTAACTCTATTCGAATTTCAGGTGTTGAGAAAGATGTCTGGATTGCTTATTCAACTATTCAAAAAATGATCCACAGGGTAAAAGCTGCTAAACAGGACGAGATCAGGGCGGAACTTCTACAAAACTTAATTGAgtggaaatatttgaaaaaggaTTCCTATGTGCCCTTCGACAGTCTCACAAATATGCAGTTGGAAAATGCTTCCGTAGCAGAGCAGAAAGATGTTTTAGTGACCATtgataagaaaaaatacagagtgaATATAGAAGGTAGATACGCTGTGGATGGCCAAGGAAAACGTATACCTGTTACGCGTATTGATAAATCTGAAG atcaAGAGTCAACAGTGCTCCCTGCAACATGGGACGATATGCAAAACCAGCGACTCAAAATAGTGaaactaaaaccagaaacaagGGAGTATAGAGATGTGCAGGAAAAGTTTCTGAAGACCTGTCTGTCCTTCAGAATTGAAAAG ATTGAAAGGAT